In one window of Agromyces badenianii DNA:
- a CDS encoding acyl-ACP--UDP-N- acetylglucosamine O-acyltransferase, with product MNNIHPTAIIVGDVVLGVDNTVGANVVIHGPARIGDGNWIGTGVVIGAPPEIRSFAHPRDFVELAGRGVTIGNRNVIREYAQIHQGWKSTTAVGDDAFIMNQVYVAHDCTLGDGVTLASSVLLAGHVTVGTNANLGLGTSVHQGRYIGASAMVGMSSVVTRDIPPFAKAYGSPARVVGANVVGMRRGGIVEEAVVALSALYESDDGPEALSGFSQTDGISEAVIAWQERHGPVESTIG from the coding sequence TTGAACAACATCCATCCCACCGCCATCATCGTCGGCGACGTGGTTCTCGGAGTGGACAACACCGTCGGAGCGAATGTCGTCATCCATGGCCCTGCCCGTATCGGGGACGGGAACTGGATCGGTACCGGAGTGGTGATCGGAGCCCCGCCCGAGATCCGATCATTCGCGCATCCTCGTGACTTTGTGGAACTTGCCGGTCGGGGCGTCACGATCGGGAATCGCAATGTGATTCGCGAGTACGCCCAGATCCATCAGGGCTGGAAGTCGACGACGGCCGTCGGCGACGACGCCTTCATCATGAACCAGGTGTACGTGGCGCACGACTGCACGCTCGGTGACGGCGTCACCCTCGCGTCGAGCGTCCTCCTCGCCGGACACGTGACCGTCGGTACCAACGCGAACCTCGGTCTCGGCACGAGCGTGCACCAAGGGCGGTACATCGGAGCCTCGGCGATGGTCGGGATGAGCTCCGTCGTCACGCGCGACATCCCGCCGTTCGCGAAGGCGTACGGGAGCCCGGCCCGGGTCGTCGGCGCGAACGTTGTGGGGATGCGTCGCGGCGGGATCGTCGAGGAAGCGGTGGTCGCCCTCTCGGCACTCTACGAGTCCGACGACGGCCCGGAAGCGCTGTCAGGGTTCTCGCAGACCGACGGCATCTCCGAAGCCGTGATCGCGTGGCAAGAGCGTCACGGGCCGGTGGAATCCACCATTGGCTGA
- a CDS encoding DegT/DnrJ/EryC1/StrS family aminotransferase, which yields MIPITTVHFGAEEEALVLEVLRSGAIAQGPKVRQLEDGFARAFGSKHAIAVNNGTTALVAAMQVLDLQPGDEVITSPFTFVATLNAILEAGATAVFADIRTEDFNIDPSSVAAQVTDRTKVILPVHLYGQMADMDPLVQLAGERGLRLLEDAAQSQGATYNGRFAGTFGLGTFSLYATKNMTTGEGGIITTDDDVLADRLSLLRNQGMRARYVYEMAGNNYRLTDLQAALGIPQLARYDQTVARRRHNAGRLIEGLSGVNGVVAPQVLPGRGHVWHQFTVRITADSPVARDEFVRRLGELGIGSGIYYPKLVFDYDAYRSHSGVRVSDVPVAAQVVTEVVSLPVHAGLSERDLDEIIDAVRSIARA from the coding sequence ATGATTCCCATTACGACCGTGCACTTCGGCGCTGAAGAAGAGGCCCTGGTCCTCGAGGTCCTGCGATCCGGTGCGATCGCCCAGGGCCCCAAGGTCAGACAACTCGAAGACGGATTCGCGCGCGCGTTCGGCTCGAAGCACGCCATTGCCGTCAACAACGGCACCACCGCGCTGGTCGCGGCGATGCAGGTCCTGGACCTGCAGCCGGGCGACGAAGTCATCACGTCGCCATTCACGTTCGTCGCCACCCTGAACGCGATCCTCGAGGCTGGTGCGACCGCAGTCTTCGCCGACATCCGCACCGAGGACTTCAATATCGACCCGTCATCGGTGGCGGCGCAGGTGACTGACCGTACGAAGGTGATCCTTCCCGTGCACCTGTACGGCCAGATGGCCGACATGGACCCGCTGGTGCAGCTGGCCGGTGAACGTGGACTGCGCCTGCTCGAGGACGCCGCCCAATCCCAGGGCGCCACGTACAACGGCCGGTTCGCGGGCACCTTCGGATTGGGCACGTTCTCGCTGTACGCCACAAAGAACATGACCACCGGAGAAGGGGGAATCATCACCACGGACGACGACGTACTCGCCGACCGTCTCTCCCTCCTCCGGAACCAGGGCATGCGCGCGCGCTACGTCTACGAGATGGCGGGAAACAACTACCGTCTCACCGACCTCCAGGCCGCGCTCGGAATCCCCCAGCTCGCTCGGTACGACCAGACGGTGGCCCGGCGCAGGCACAATGCGGGCCGCCTCATCGAAGGCCTGTCGGGTGTGAACGGCGTGGTGGCACCGCAGGTCCTCCCGGGTCGTGGGCACGTGTGGCACCAGTTCACGGTCAGGATCACCGCCGACTCCCCCGTCGCTCGAGACGAGTTCGTCAGGCGCCTCGGGGAACTCGGCATCGGTTCCGGCATCTACTACCCGAAGCTCGTCTTCGATTACGACGCCTATCGATCCCACTCGGGTGTTCGCGTCAGCGACGTCCCCGTCGCGGCGCAGGTCGTCACGGAGGTAGTGTCACTGCCGGTCCACGCCGGACTCAGCGAGCGCGACCTCGACGAGATCATCGATGCCGTCCGCAGCATTGCGAGGGCGTGA
- a CDS encoding Gfo/Idh/MocA family protein has translation MTSPKRIALVGAGNMGSHHARVIAQSEAATLSVLVDPREDVGSALAARFGATWAPELPDLAEIDGVVVAAATEAHFPLAMQVLGQNRPLLIEKPVADDLLRTKEILALADARDIPMMCGLLERFNPAVITAKAALNEPIHVTATRHSPYAPRIRTGVAWDLLVHDVDLAINIVGSAPTDVASQLGHFHPGSAGGAEDVAETLMRFESGALARISASRVGQHKIRTLSIAELDRLIEVDLLRRDVTIYRHVSENSVGDGPSYRQQTIIEIPEIATSQEPLTAQFARFMDVIDGRADAAAERASILPSHVVVDHVIAQKAAV, from the coding sequence ATGACCTCTCCGAAGCGAATCGCCCTCGTCGGCGCCGGAAACATGGGCTCCCACCACGCACGCGTGATCGCGCAGTCCGAGGCCGCCACGCTGAGTGTGCTCGTCGACCCGCGTGAGGACGTCGGATCGGCCCTGGCGGCACGGTTCGGAGCGACCTGGGCGCCGGAACTGCCCGACCTTGCGGAGATCGACGGCGTCGTGGTCGCTGCGGCGACGGAGGCGCACTTCCCCCTCGCGATGCAGGTGCTCGGGCAGAACCGCCCCCTCCTCATCGAGAAGCCGGTGGCCGATGACCTGCTCCGCACGAAGGAGATCCTCGCCCTGGCCGATGCCAGGGACATTCCCATGATGTGCGGACTCCTCGAGAGGTTCAATCCAGCCGTCATCACGGCGAAGGCGGCCCTCAACGAGCCGATCCACGTCACGGCGACCCGGCATTCCCCCTATGCACCACGCATCCGCACCGGCGTCGCGTGGGACCTCCTCGTGCACGACGTGGACCTGGCCATCAACATCGTCGGTTCCGCGCCGACGGACGTGGCCTCTCAACTTGGCCACTTCCACCCCGGAAGCGCGGGCGGGGCAGAGGATGTCGCCGAGACGCTCATGCGATTCGAGAGCGGCGCCCTCGCCCGGATCTCCGCCAGTCGGGTCGGGCAGCACAAGATCCGAACCCTGTCGATCGCAGAACTCGACCGCCTGATCGAGGTCGATCTGCTGCGCCGGGATGTCACGATCTATCGACACGTGTCAGAGAACTCGGTCGGAGACGGCCCGAGCTACCGACAGCAGACGATCATCGAGATCCCGGAGATCGCGACGTCGCAAGAGCCGCTCACGGCCCAGTTCGCACGATTCATGGACGTGATCGACGGCCGAGCCGACGCTGCGGCCGAGCGCGCGTCCATCCTGCCATCGCATGTCGTCGTCGACCACGTCATCGCGCAGAAGGCCGCGGTGTGA
- a CDS encoding GtrA family protein: MPGILRNSAIRYLIAGGAAFVVDFALLALFRQVFGWPTWIAAGTAFVLSFAFTYTVQRVFSFESDTPHGRSLLRYTALVVFNTAATAGIVALVDLTDAGWGLGKVVATIATTVWNYFIYRYWVFAEPKVAEPTRTED; encoded by the coding sequence ATGCCCGGCATACTCAGAAACAGCGCGATCCGCTATCTCATTGCCGGCGGGGCCGCATTCGTGGTCGACTTCGCGCTGCTCGCGTTGTTCCGCCAGGTGTTCGGTTGGCCCACCTGGATCGCAGCGGGCACCGCGTTCGTCCTCAGCTTCGCCTTCACCTATACCGTGCAACGTGTATTCTCCTTCGAATCCGACACACCGCACGGCAGATCGCTCCTGCGCTACACCGCGCTCGTCGTCTTCAATACGGCGGCGACGGCGGGGATCGTCGCCCTCGTCGACTTGACCGATGCCGGGTGGGGCCTCGGCAAGGTCGTGGCGACAATCGCGACGACGGTCTGGAACTACTTCATCTACCGCTACTGGGTCTTCGCCGAGCCGAAGGTCGCAGAACCCACCCGAACGGAAGACTGA
- a CDS encoding glycosyltransferase family 2 protein, which translates to MYKNARIAAIVPAYNEALLIGRVIETMPDYVDMIVIVDDKSPDNTSEVVREIDDPRVTLIRHEVNGGVGAAIITGHRAAIEAGADVNVVMAGDAQMDPDFLPHLLDAVTDNGYGFAKANRFFAPESFHGMPRYRVFGNILLSFLTKLSSGYWHLFDPQNGYTAVRTEVLKRIPLSHVSQRYSFENDLLVHLNILQVSAVDVPIPAVYGDEVSSIKLRKVVPELLDLLFRGFWRRIWYRYVLWSFSPIALLLFLGLGLFLFGLAVAIWVCFQIAGSVIATAATVMLAALPLMLGTQMLISALQLDIQASPSEPSYPPFVAADGTAP; encoded by the coding sequence GTGTACAAGAACGCGCGCATCGCAGCCATCGTCCCCGCATACAACGAGGCGCTCCTCATCGGACGGGTCATCGAGACGATGCCCGACTACGTCGACATGATCGTCATCGTCGACGACAAGAGCCCCGACAACACGAGCGAGGTCGTGCGTGAGATCGACGACCCCCGTGTCACGCTCATCCGCCATGAGGTGAACGGCGGCGTCGGAGCCGCGATCATCACCGGTCACCGGGCAGCGATCGAAGCGGGAGCGGATGTGAACGTCGTCATGGCAGGCGACGCGCAGATGGACCCCGACTTTCTGCCGCACCTCCTCGATGCAGTCACCGACAACGGGTACGGCTTCGCGAAGGCCAATCGATTCTTCGCGCCGGAGTCCTTCCACGGCATGCCCAGATACCGGGTGTTCGGGAACATCTTGCTCTCGTTCCTGACGAAGCTCTCGTCGGGCTACTGGCATCTCTTCGACCCGCAGAACGGCTACACGGCGGTGCGTACCGAAGTCCTCAAGCGCATACCGCTCTCCCACGTGTCCCAGCGATACAGCTTCGAGAACGATCTGCTCGTGCACCTCAACATCCTCCAGGTGTCCGCGGTCGATGTGCCCATCCCCGCCGTGTACGGCGACGAGGTGTCGAGCATCAAGCTGCGCAAGGTCGTTCCCGAGCTCCTCGACCTGCTGTTCCGCGGCTTCTGGCGGCGTATCTGGTACCGCTACGTGCTCTGGTCGTTCTCGCCGATCGCCCTGCTGCTCTTTCTCGGACTCGGCCTGTTCCTCTTCGGGCTGGCCGTCGCCATCTGGGTGTGCTTCCAGATCGCCGGGTCCGTGATCGCGACGGCGGCGACTGTCATGCTGGCCGCGTTACCACTCATGCTGGGCACGCAGATGCTCATCAGTGCGCTCCAACTCGATATCCAGGCGAGCCCGAGCGAGCCGAGTTATCCGCCGTTCGTCGCGGCCGACGGCACTGCCCCGTAG
- a CDS encoding DUF2142 domain-containing protein — MNLPERLSRIFTRPLATFFAIWLGLFLAATAWAFSTPLSGGPDEPAHIVKAASVVRGQFLGDQTDEGAVRMVTVPESIALAHSWPCFAFHPELAASCVTGDYIGTGKSVQAPTSAGLYNPVFYLLVGWPSLLVPDNGAAAVYGMRLVGAFFTTGFLAVGVLALTRLRASRFTALGAAAAITPMVLFLTAVVNPNAVEVAAALALIGSLFRLLSPEPLTRRWPWLFAVAVSGALLPQARGLSPLWVVLIAAIVLTVVPWATVIREVRRPAGAATVAIVAVASLCGVAWTLYTGSLGSLGSFPGADNTPFRAFVNMLSDYIFSEGIIGNFGWLDTPAPGFVYLTWSLLIGAVIVTGLSSARGRALAGQLVAAAGVVLLPAVVQAASISTSGYIWQGRYALAAYVCLIATVVAVTRVPALDGALRSWADRAVWIVASAVVIGYVWSIVETLRRNQGGVSVIDLLLRPEWSPPGGVVIWIILEAIGVVIAAFVLIRATERPGLPYGAVPSAATNGG, encoded by the coding sequence ATGAACCTCCCCGAGCGCCTCTCTCGGATCTTCACACGCCCTCTGGCGACCTTCTTCGCGATCTGGTTGGGCCTGTTCCTCGCTGCCACAGCGTGGGCCTTCTCGACACCGCTGTCCGGCGGCCCCGACGAGCCGGCGCACATCGTGAAGGCCGCGTCCGTCGTCCGAGGTCAGTTCCTTGGAGACCAGACGGACGAGGGAGCCGTGCGGATGGTGACCGTCCCTGAGAGCATCGCGCTGGCCCATTCGTGGCCGTGTTTCGCCTTCCACCCGGAATTGGCGGCCAGTTGCGTGACCGGTGACTACATCGGCACCGGGAAGTCGGTGCAGGCGCCGACGTCTGCCGGTCTGTACAATCCAGTCTTCTACCTCCTGGTGGGGTGGCCCTCTTTGCTCGTTCCCGACAATGGTGCCGCGGCCGTCTACGGCATGCGGCTGGTCGGCGCGTTCTTTACGACCGGATTCCTTGCCGTCGGCGTCCTCGCGCTGACGCGGCTCCGTGCCTCGAGATTCACCGCACTCGGCGCCGCGGCCGCGATCACTCCGATGGTGCTTTTCCTCACGGCCGTCGTCAATCCGAACGCCGTCGAGGTCGCCGCGGCGCTCGCGCTGATCGGCAGCCTCTTCCGCTTGCTGTCGCCTGAGCCCTTGACACGTCGTTGGCCATGGCTGTTCGCCGTGGCAGTCTCCGGTGCCCTTCTTCCGCAGGCACGCGGGCTCTCGCCGCTCTGGGTCGTCCTGATCGCCGCCATCGTGCTGACAGTCGTACCGTGGGCGACGGTCATCCGCGAGGTGCGCCGCCCAGCGGGGGCCGCGACCGTCGCGATTGTCGCGGTGGCCAGTTTGTGCGGCGTCGCGTGGACGCTGTACACCGGGTCGCTCGGCAGTCTCGGGTCGTTCCCCGGTGCCGACAACACCCCGTTCCGCGCGTTCGTGAACATGCTCTCCGACTACATCTTCAGCGAGGGCATCATCGGGAACTTCGGCTGGCTCGACACGCCGGCGCCCGGCTTCGTCTACCTGACCTGGTCATTGCTGATAGGGGCCGTGATCGTCACCGGCCTCAGCTCAGCTCGCGGACGCGCGTTGGCCGGTCAACTCGTTGCGGCCGCCGGCGTGGTCCTGTTGCCGGCCGTCGTGCAGGCGGCCTCGATCTCCACGAGCGGCTATATCTGGCAGGGTCGATACGCACTCGCGGCCTACGTGTGCCTCATCGCCACGGTCGTCGCCGTCACTCGGGTCCCGGCGCTCGACGGAGCGCTGCGGAGCTGGGCAGACCGGGCTGTCTGGATCGTCGCCTCAGCTGTCGTGATCGGCTACGTGTGGTCGATCGTGGAGACCCTGCGCCGGAACCAGGGCGGCGTCTCGGTGATCGACCTGCTGCTGCGTCCGGAGTGGTCGCCGCCGGGCGGGGTCGTCATCTGGATCATCCTCGAGGCGATCGGCGTGGTCATCGCCGCGTTCGTGCTCATCCGGGCGACGGAACGCCCGGGCCTGCCCTACGGGGCAGTGCCGTCGGCCGCGACGAACGGCGGATAA
- a CDS encoding glycosyltransferase family 2 protein, translating to MQSSLDHVLIVLPAYNEEESIAEVIREIGMALPGVDRLVVNDGSSDRTTERARAAGAAVAQLPFNLGVGGAMRLGFKYAVEHGYDVVVQIDADGQHDPRSVPQLLEMLPEADIVIGARFAGVGQYDASLLRRMAMGVTAKVLSRTAKQKLTDTTSGFKACGPRAVRLFSQNYPAEYLGDTIEALVIAARAGCVIRQVPVAMRPRAGGRPSHNPLKAAAYLLRAFLALGFAYMRPAPPVAAASSAI from the coding sequence GTGCAATCCTCGCTCGACCACGTACTCATCGTGCTGCCCGCCTACAACGAGGAGGAGTCGATCGCCGAGGTCATCCGCGAAATCGGGATGGCTCTTCCCGGGGTCGACCGCCTCGTCGTCAACGACGGCTCGAGCGACAGGACGACGGAACGAGCACGCGCGGCCGGCGCCGCGGTTGCGCAGCTGCCGTTCAATCTCGGAGTAGGAGGCGCTATGCGCCTCGGATTCAAGTATGCGGTGGAGCACGGATACGACGTGGTCGTCCAGATCGACGCGGACGGCCAACACGACCCACGATCGGTGCCCCAGTTGCTGGAGATGCTGCCGGAAGCCGACATCGTCATCGGCGCGCGCTTCGCCGGAGTCGGCCAGTACGATGCGAGCCTCCTCCGGCGAATGGCCATGGGGGTGACGGCGAAGGTCCTGAGCCGCACGGCGAAGCAGAAGCTGACCGACACCACATCCGGTTTCAAGGCATGCGGACCCCGAGCGGTGCGGCTGTTCTCCCAGAACTACCCGGCCGAATACCTCGGAGACACGATCGAGGCCCTCGTCATCGCTGCGCGGGCCGGATGCGTCATCCGTCAGGTCCCCGTTGCGATGCGTCCTCGGGCCGGCGGTCGTCCGTCGCACAACCCGCTCAAGGCGGCCGCATACCTCCTCCGCGCTTTCCTGGCGCTGGGCTTCGCATATATGAGGCCGGCACCGCCGGTCGCGGCCGCGAGCAGTGCAATATGA
- a CDS encoding DUF2304 domain-containing protein, whose amino-acid sequence MSPTAYALGVIAALATFIVVIELLRRRRLRERHAIWWLLATALAVVAGIFPNVLVWLSKALGVMLPSNLVFFVSIAVLVMVCIQHSAELTDLESETRVLAERVALLELDLLSQREQPTDHRQPTDTPEDGDATA is encoded by the coding sequence ATGAGCCCGACCGCCTATGCCCTCGGCGTGATCGCCGCCCTCGCCACGTTCATCGTCGTCATCGAGCTTCTGCGCAGGCGTCGCCTGCGCGAGCGGCACGCCATCTGGTGGCTCCTTGCCACGGCACTGGCAGTCGTCGCCGGCATCTTCCCCAACGTCCTGGTCTGGCTGTCGAAGGCGCTCGGAGTCATGCTTCCGTCCAACCTGGTGTTCTTCGTCAGCATCGCCGTTCTCGTCATGGTGTGCATCCAGCACAGCGCCGAGCTGACCGACCTGGAATCGGAGACCCGCGTTCTCGCTGAGCGCGTGGCGCTGCTCGAGCTCGACCTCCTTTCTCAGCGTGAACAGCCGACGGACCATCGTCAACCCACTGACACTCCCGAGGACGGCGACGCGACGGCCTGA
- a CDS encoding DUF2142 domain-containing protein → MTTTMTKTGPRLRVVAAILAPLALLGALLSWALASPPGSSPDEDYHMASIWCAGGPSAGVCEETDSVEKRRLPADLVEAALCFRFYSEQAASCPLDEGMQTTDRGNWNGHAYPPVFFQAMNVFVGDDLSISIVAMRIVNSVLFVAVLTGLFVLLPRRQRHLLGWGTAISLVPLGMFLVASVNPSGWSVLSAAGLWLAIWGFFEQSGAKKWMLAAMSAALVVIGAGARSDSAIYAVVAMAAGTVLAFRADRRFALHALLPLALSVLSVVLFFSTGQSAIVSSDTAVDGKYPLSTLAFMDAKLLPQLWAGVFGLWGLGWLDTFMPGIVWITTLGLFCAVVFWGLRTGGIRKWLSLGGVAFCLVAVPMYILLHDNVVIGEYVQPRYIYPLIIIFGGVALAGVIRPNLGLSRLQITIAALGLAIANSVALHVNIRRYVTGLDVQSFNLDLQREWWWGGPVTPMMVWLAGSVAFTMAAAALAFLVWRRIDGQPVGLDHGQLVQVEDDVAVRRNGSQAVASPSSGVSVG, encoded by the coding sequence GCTCCAGTCCCGATGAGGACTACCACATGGCGAGCATCTGGTGCGCCGGCGGTCCGAGCGCCGGTGTGTGCGAGGAGACCGATTCGGTGGAGAAGCGCAGGCTGCCCGCCGATCTGGTCGAAGCCGCCCTCTGCTTCCGGTTCTACTCCGAGCAGGCCGCATCCTGCCCTCTCGATGAGGGAATGCAGACCACCGATCGTGGGAACTGGAACGGTCACGCGTATCCGCCGGTGTTCTTCCAGGCCATGAACGTCTTCGTGGGTGACGACCTGTCCATATCGATCGTGGCGATGCGCATCGTCAACTCCGTCCTTTTCGTCGCGGTACTGACCGGCCTGTTCGTGCTCCTCCCGCGACGGCAGCGGCATCTCCTCGGGTGGGGCACGGCGATCTCGCTCGTTCCGTTGGGCATGTTCCTCGTCGCCAGCGTCAATCCCAGCGGGTGGTCGGTGCTGTCGGCCGCCGGCCTCTGGCTGGCGATCTGGGGCTTCTTCGAACAGTCCGGCGCGAAGAAGTGGATGCTCGCTGCCATGAGCGCCGCCCTCGTCGTGATCGGAGCGGGCGCGCGCAGCGACTCGGCGATCTACGCTGTAGTGGCCATGGCCGCGGGAACCGTGCTCGCGTTCCGGGCCGATCGTCGCTTCGCGCTCCATGCCCTGTTGCCGCTCGCGCTGTCCGTGCTCTCGGTCGTGCTCTTCTTCAGCACCGGCCAGTCGGCGATCGTCTCCTCCGACACGGCCGTGGACGGCAAGTACCCGCTGAGCACGCTCGCGTTCATGGATGCCAAACTCCTGCCTCAGCTGTGGGCCGGCGTCTTCGGCCTGTGGGGCCTCGGCTGGCTCGACACCTTCATGCCTGGAATCGTGTGGATCACCACTCTCGGCCTGTTCTGCGCCGTGGTCTTCTGGGGACTGCGGACCGGCGGGATCCGGAAGTGGCTGAGCTTGGGCGGTGTGGCGTTCTGCCTCGTCGCGGTGCCGATGTACATCCTCCTGCACGACAATGTCGTCATCGGCGAGTACGTGCAGCCGCGCTACATCTACCCGTTGATCATCATCTTCGGCGGTGTGGCGCTCGCCGGAGTGATCCGCCCGAACCTCGGCCTGTCTCGGCTCCAGATCACGATCGCGGCACTGGGGCTCGCGATCGCGAACTCGGTAGCCCTGCATGTCAACATCCGTCGCTATGTCACTGGCCTCGACGTGCAGAGCTTCAATCTCGATCTACAGCGCGAGTGGTGGTGGGGCGGACCCGTCACACCGATGATGGTGTGGTTGGCAGGCAGCGTCGCGTTCACCATGGCGGCAGCCGCCCTCGCGTTCCTCGTGTGGCGGCGCATCGACGGTCAGCCGGTCGGTCTCGACCACGGTCAGCTGGTCCAGGTCGAAGACGATGTGGCTGTCCGTCGCAACGGCAGTCAGGCCGTCGCGTCGCCGTCCTCGGGAGTGTCAGTGGGTTGA